GCAGCGTAGCCCTCCCGGGTCAACGCGGCCGCGAGGGCCTTGGCCCGGTCGGCCGCGTCGGGTTGGGCCACGATGGCCTCCCGGTGCTGGTCCACGAACGCGGTGACGCGGCGCTGCGCGAAGGCCCGTACCGCCTCCTCCCCGCCCTGTTCGGCGAGGAATCGCAGCGCGGCGACGGCGAGGTCGTCGTAGGCGTGCCCGAAGCGGGACCGCCCCTGCTCGGTCAGCAGGAAGAACTTGGCCGGGCGCCCCCGGCCGCGCTGGGTGCGCCGGGGCGCCTCCCTGCTGGTCGCCTCGCCGTCCGCCACCAGCGCGTCGATGTGCCGGCGCACCGCCGTGGGGCTCAGGCCCAGCCGGTCCGCGACCGAGGCCGCGGTGACGGGGCCCTGCTCCAGCAGCAGCCGGGCGACGGCGTGCCGGGTCCGGCCGTCGTGCCCCGCGGGCACGCCGGTGGAGTCGGTCCCGACGTTTTTCACAACACCAGTGTTGCCTATTTCGGCGGCACTCGCAAAGATCACCCCGCATCGGGTGACCCGACTCACGCGCCGGGGGCGGTCGCTACCCTTCGGACGTGGCGGCGGGCGGAGTGGTGATGGCGAACCGGAGCGCGATCGGCGAGGCCGCTCCCCTCGACGCGCCGGAGCGGCGGCAGCTCGACGTGATCCGCCGGTGGGGCACGGTCGGGGCGCTGCTGCTGGCCGTGGGCTCGCTCGGCTCGGGCGCGGCGCCGGTGTTCAGCCCGCTGCCGGGCACGCCGGTGCTGGGGCTGTTCCCGCGGATGCCCAGCGCGTCGATGGCGGTGGCCTGGACGGGCATCTTCCTGATCGTCTCGGCGTGGCTGTGGCTGGGCCGGTTCGCCCGGCCGGGCCGCCCCCGGCTGATGACCCGCAGCCAGCTCGACCGGACGCTGCTGATGTGGATCACGCCGCTGGTGTTCGTGCTGCCGATGTTCAGCCGGGACGTCTACAGCTACCTGGCGCAGTCGCAGATCGCGGCCAACGGGCAGGACCCCTACGAGCTGGGACCGGCCACCGCGCTGGGCGTGGACCACCCGCTGACCACGAACGTGCCCAACATCTGGCGCGAGACGCCCGCCCCGTACGGGCCGCTGTTCCTCGCCGCGGGCCGGGTCATCTCCATGGTGACCGGCGACAGCGTGCTGCCCGGCGTCTTCCTGCACCGGCTGCTGGTGCTGCTGGGCCTGGCGATGATCGTGTGGGCGCTGCCCCGGCTGGCCCGGCGCTTCGGCGTGCCGCCGGTGAGCGCGCTGTGGCTGGGCGCGGCGAACCCCCTGGTGCTCTTCCACCTGGTCGTCGGCGTGCACAACGAAGGGCTGGCCATCGGCCTGATGCTGGTGGGCCTGGAGCTGGCGCTGCGGCGCATGCCGACGACGCCGGGCGCGCCGATGACCCGCGACGAGCTGCTGTGGATCGTGCTCGGCACGACCATGATCACGATGGGCGCGGCGGTGAAGATCCCCGCCGCGCTGGCGCTGGGCTTCCTCGGCGTGATGATCGCCCGCCGGTGGGGCGGCAGGTTCCCCGACCTGCTCAAGGCGGCGCTGCTGCTGCTGGTCATCTCGGGCGTGGTGATGGTAGGCACCTGCGTCGGCACCGGCCTCGGGTTCGGCTGGGTGCAGACGCTGAACACCGCCGGCACGGTCAAGAGCTGGATGTCGC
This region of Saccharothrix longispora genomic DNA includes:
- the mptB gene encoding polyprenol phosphomannose-dependent alpha 1,6 mannosyltransferase MptB translates to MANRSAIGEAAPLDAPERRQLDVIRRWGTVGALLLAVGSLGSGAAPVFSPLPGTPVLGLFPRMPSASMAVAWTGIFLIVSAWLWLGRFARPGRPRLMTRSQLDRTLLMWITPLVFVLPMFSRDVYSYLAQSQIAANGQDPYELGPATALGVDHPLTTNVPNIWRETPAPYGPLFLAAGRVISMVTGDSVLPGVFLHRLLVLLGLAMIVWALPRLARRFGVPPVSALWLGAANPLVLFHLVVGVHNEGLAIGLMLVGLELALRRMPTTPGAPMTRDELLWIVLGTTMITMGAAVKIPAALALGFLGVMIARRWGGRFPDLLKAALLLLVISGVVMVGTCVGTGLGFGWVQTLNTAGTVKSWMSPPTAMGFLGGGLGLLLGLGNHTESMIVLMRLVTQGVSVVLAATLLWKAFRGRIKAVNGLGAGLGAVLVLGPVLQPWYVLWAALPLATAVLARRFRVFATVASAVIAVILPPTGSAFDGRAYIVPQAVAGALIAFAVCVFVARKQVFPLIGKDPLPGSA
- a CDS encoding helix-turn-helix transcriptional regulator; translation: MKNVGTDSTGVPAGHDGRTRHAVARLLLEQGPVTAASVADRLGLSPTAVRRHIDALVADGEATSREAPRRTQRGRGRPAKFFLLTEQGRSRFGHAYDDLAVAALRFLAEQGGEEAVRAFAQRRVTAFVDQHREAIVAQPDAADRAKALAAALTREGYAASARHVGAGEQLCQHLCPVAHVAAEFPQLCETETAAFADLLGTHVQRLATIARGDAVCTTHIPNTPRTASAHADGPNRVGDADARTSDGGEPA